Proteins encoded together in one Lysinibacter cavernae window:
- a CDS encoding GuaB1 family IMP dehydrogenase-related protein gives MDFIGEGPAHDLTYSDVFLVPRHSDVTSRLAVSLNATDGTAATIPIVAANMNSVTGPRLAATLARRGGLGVIPQDMPLQELADAIRWVKAQPTLFDTAIILPPTATVAEARELLPPSIEHGVVVFNGEYQGVVPALALAEAEPATRLGDILRKQWVALAADDFTDGRAAFDALVAAGVHFAPVLDHGKVIGTVSRKSALRSTIYHPNLDSNGSLAVAAALGINGDIEAKARALGDAGVDVLVVDTAHGHQESMIGALERVKALDLGIPIVAGNVVTKDGVTDLVQAGADILKVGVGPGAMCTTRMMTAVGRPQFSAVLETAERARELGAHVWADGGVRYPRDVALALAAGAASVMIGSWFAGTIEAPGRIMTDEDGRHYKESWGMASTKAVEGRFGRLDPFDLARKTLFAEGISGSTIYIDPERPSVEDLLDMITSGVRSSFTYAGARTLEEFHDRARVGIQSAAGYEEGKPLPASW, from the coding sequence ATGGACTTTATTGGTGAGGGCCCCGCACACGACCTAACGTACTCCGATGTCTTTTTGGTTCCCCGTCATTCCGACGTCACGAGCAGGCTCGCCGTCTCGTTGAACGCGACTGACGGAACCGCAGCCACCATTCCTATTGTTGCTGCGAACATGAACTCTGTGACCGGTCCGCGCCTTGCGGCGACCCTTGCTCGCAGGGGAGGGCTTGGTGTCATTCCGCAGGACATGCCGTTGCAGGAGCTGGCAGACGCTATCCGTTGGGTCAAGGCGCAGCCGACGCTGTTTGATACGGCCATCATCCTGCCGCCGACGGCAACCGTTGCCGAGGCTAGGGAGCTGCTGCCGCCGAGTATCGAGCACGGTGTTGTGGTGTTTAACGGCGAGTATCAGGGCGTTGTGCCGGCTCTCGCGCTCGCGGAGGCTGAGCCTGCCACCCGGCTGGGTGACATCCTGCGGAAGCAGTGGGTTGCGCTCGCCGCTGACGACTTCACCGACGGGCGTGCCGCGTTTGACGCGCTTGTGGCGGCTGGAGTGCATTTTGCGCCCGTGCTTGATCACGGCAAGGTCATTGGAACAGTCTCGCGAAAGTCAGCCCTCCGCTCGACCATCTACCACCCAAACCTTGACTCAAACGGTTCGCTTGCGGTTGCCGCGGCGCTCGGTATTAACGGCGACATTGAAGCAAAAGCGCGGGCGCTTGGTGATGCCGGGGTTGACGTACTTGTTGTTGATACTGCCCACGGTCACCAAGAGAGCATGATCGGCGCACTTGAGCGGGTCAAGGCACTTGACCTTGGGATACCGATTGTTGCCGGCAACGTGGTGACCAAGGATGGCGTGACCGATTTGGTGCAGGCCGGGGCAGACATCCTCAAGGTTGGCGTTGGTCCCGGTGCCATGTGCACGACTCGAATGATGACGGCGGTCGGTCGTCCGCAATTCTCGGCGGTGCTTGAAACTGCCGAGCGTGCTCGTGAGCTTGGCGCCCACGTGTGGGCGGATGGCGGGGTTCGCTACCCCCGGGATGTTGCGCTTGCACTTGCAGCCGGAGCCGCGAGCGTCATGATCGGTTCCTGGTTTGCCGGGACAATTGAGGCGCCAGGCCGCATCATGACCGATGAGGACGGCCGGCACTATAAGGAGAGCTGGGGCATGGCCTCAACAAAGGCCGTTGAGGGGCGTTTTGGTCGGCTCGACCCCTTTGATCTGGCCCGCAAGACACTGTTTGCCGAAGGCATCAGTGGCAGCACCATTTATATTGATCCTGAGCGGCCCTCGGTTGAGGACCTGCTCGACATGATTACGTCCGGCGTGCGCAGTTCGTTCACGTATGCGGGGGCCAGGACCCTGGAGGAGTTCCACGATCGTGCCCGCGTAGGCATCCAATCGGCCGCGGGATATGAAGAGGGAAAGCCGCTTCCCGCGAGCTGGTAG
- a CDS encoding MarR family winged helix-turn-helix transcriptional regulator, translating into MSELEQSELKAVLADLVQTNHRLTRVAAQATGNTDSPAMWRTLSALNGAHPMRLGDLAALSRVAQPTMTKLVSGLVESGQLERIPDPADARASLIGITASGVNNLLRWRSELASALVPLFADLSQAEIATLSGAVQIIRDHIDP; encoded by the coding sequence GTGAGTGAATTAGAGCAGAGCGAGCTGAAAGCGGTACTTGCCGACCTCGTGCAGACAAATCACCGCCTCACGCGGGTGGCAGCGCAGGCAACGGGCAATACAGATTCCCCTGCCATGTGGCGCACCCTCTCTGCGCTCAACGGCGCTCATCCGATGCGGCTCGGCGACCTCGCCGCGCTCAGCAGGGTTGCGCAGCCAACCATGACCAAGCTCGTTTCTGGCCTCGTGGAAAGTGGGCAACTTGAGCGGATACCGGATCCCGCTGACGCGAGAGCATCGCTTATTGGCATCACCGCATCCGGGGTCAACAACCTGTTGCGCTGGCGAAGTGAGCTTGCGAGCGCGCTTGTGCCCCTCTTCGCTGATCTCAGTCAGGCGGAGATCGCCACGTTGAGTGGAGCCGTGCAGATCATCAGGGACCACATCGACCCGTGA
- a CDS encoding DUF7507 domain-containing protein: MRRIAALGAGVAVLAGLAIPSVAQAADPELAYDLAIGSVTTGSGNFDADDGPGNDSGPTNNIVRSFDSVTYELDASVNTTVGATGVASNSTFTFTLPVGMTWNTLPGTCLATGTPASSISSDGRTAVCNIGDIPIGSARTIALSASVANLPNQTPLDFAPDAVSFATDNVTTPAVSVTPDSLVSSGAPNVNMTKLLPYVAKNQLGPDGVTRGWLLQYGVTFSIPDLQGKGRKGYLTPTGPISFTDDFSQISPNAQFVRVETGAVTNHQELPQFSTANLNLPNAINNGGVWTATPDQANQKVTVTVTGADLTANHIPTVSRGGQAITDKGYLTFGKVVIFVPLTDVPVDENGEGTLSISNLVTDFAPTGPQADGSTVPNVGENPADNRQTQDLIRQANGEFSKRFADVINSSNTPYLVEGMVTDRSGNGTLTQGQQVQSFMSLTNTSSDGEYSAATVCDMWDSRYLNLAKYSVTPAARWENPNGNPTSATGPAAARGHFEYLTGFTLTGTDAQRWQQMRSFSCADGAGTWTTQADALANPSFDLTQVTAVRFVADQPIPAGETATMLVNLEAKTAIPEGQIVANMAGWSAPEIGNGVYHFPNYVPETGKTASGFTPSAGDRLTAVRAPLALTKSVTDPVATTPRVVAGGAAQFTITPSFRTVGRPGPFTATDVTVTDRIPAGMSLVLDAGNVDGQAVTPPNFAPTSVTVLPDGTTEVVWTFDELSTGNLPSIVYWVQTESTSRGDFVNTAIIRSPDDSQSPDVTDVAASPTDPHRSSANLGIDGVAGIAVSKTVLNPFISAGDDFSFEITTANGSQAVTQTGSTVIDVFPFIGDGAAGTVSRVPATDNGSQFTLAGEPTVPAGATVDYTTDPSATVQASQTIGSGQGPTFGAGVTWQSFAAVQTHLEDVTAIRVHLPDMPPVSTQKFRYTLTHLDGVEGGYFANNATFRTTPAALGVVSNTVTTRMLPEQPSITLNKSASTPADGEQFEVGETVNYQFVVTNTGVVPLTGVTVDESSFVNGAGDPLSLTTPITVTDPSDFDGTLAPGESATFEASYLVTQADEDAGGQLTNVATTSGNPPTGAPVTDESDVSVSMGDPNPGISLIKRAETEPANGTGFVVGETLEYSFTVRNEGNVTLSDVTVAEGDFTNGAGDSLQLDSGPTAPAGFTGQLSPGEQVVFTGTYTFTQADIDAAGVITNNATASGTDPFGTDVDDDDTVTTSTGTAVSAIELVKSASAAPNGLAFQPGETVTYTFVATNTGAVTLHDVTLDELSFTNGAGSELTLTDGPTASDPSDFDGTLAVGDSVTYTATYLVTKADVAAGGSIANSALVTGTPTVGVPVTDESDVAVNIDDPAPALSLAKTVTNVPVGGSFAVGDTVNYAFTVRNVGNMPLNGVAVNEKSFTNEAGQQLSLTSGPTAADGFSGSLAPGEQTVFTGTYVVTAADRGGNLSNTAVASGETVSGDSVVAESSVLAPVVAGAAPGGLTLTGVSLGGMVAAVLLLMVAGGLLLLRRRRVAASS, from the coding sequence ATGCGCAGGATCGCCGCGCTCGGGGCCGGCGTAGCCGTGCTCGCGGGGCTGGCAATTCCATCAGTCGCCCAGGCAGCGGATCCGGAGCTCGCCTACGACCTCGCCATCGGCTCGGTCACAACCGGCTCTGGCAACTTTGACGCGGACGACGGACCCGGCAACGACTCGGGGCCAACGAATAACATCGTGCGCTCGTTCGACTCGGTCACCTACGAACTTGATGCTTCGGTGAACACCACAGTTGGGGCTACGGGGGTTGCGAGTAACTCGACCTTCACCTTCACCCTTCCTGTTGGGATGACCTGGAACACGCTTCCTGGAACCTGTTTGGCGACGGGGACTCCCGCCTCGTCCATCAGCTCAGACGGACGCACCGCGGTGTGTAACATCGGGGACATCCCGATCGGTTCGGCTCGCACCATTGCGCTCAGCGCTTCTGTTGCAAACCTGCCAAACCAGACGCCGCTCGACTTTGCGCCGGATGCCGTGAGCTTTGCAACGGATAACGTGACAACGCCAGCGGTGTCGGTTACCCCCGACTCGCTTGTGAGCTCAGGTGCGCCCAACGTCAACATGACGAAGCTGCTGCCCTACGTGGCCAAGAACCAACTTGGACCAGATGGGGTAACTCGCGGCTGGCTCTTGCAGTACGGCGTGACCTTCTCGATTCCCGACCTGCAAGGGAAGGGTCGCAAGGGATACCTGACGCCAACCGGTCCGATTAGCTTCACCGACGACTTCTCGCAGATCAGCCCAAACGCGCAGTTTGTGCGGGTCGAGACCGGTGCGGTGACGAACCACCAGGAACTCCCGCAGTTCAGCACTGCGAACTTGAACCTGCCGAACGCCATTAATAATGGTGGCGTCTGGACGGCAACCCCGGATCAGGCCAATCAAAAGGTGACGGTAACCGTGACAGGTGCCGACCTGACGGCCAATCACATCCCAACCGTCAGCCGTGGTGGCCAAGCGATCACCGATAAGGGCTACCTGACGTTTGGTAAAGTTGTCATCTTTGTTCCGCTGACCGATGTCCCCGTTGACGAAAATGGCGAGGGAACGCTGTCCATCAGCAACCTGGTCACGGATTTTGCGCCAACCGGCCCACAGGCTGACGGTTCGACCGTGCCAAACGTTGGTGAGAATCCGGCTGACAACCGTCAGACGCAGGACCTCATTCGCCAGGCAAACGGAGAGTTCTCCAAGCGGTTTGCGGACGTCATCAATAGCTCGAACACCCCGTACCTCGTAGAGGGTATGGTCACTGACCGTTCCGGAAACGGAACCCTGACGCAGGGCCAGCAGGTTCAGAGCTTCATGAGCCTGACAAACACCTCGTCAGACGGGGAATACTCGGCGGCTACCGTCTGCGATATGTGGGACTCCAGATACCTCAACCTTGCCAAATACTCGGTAACGCCTGCTGCGCGCTGGGAAAACCCCAACGGAAACCCAACAAGCGCAACGGGCCCTGCCGCGGCCAGAGGACATTTTGAATACCTCACCGGATTCACCCTCACAGGAACCGATGCCCAGCGCTGGCAGCAGATGCGGTCCTTCTCGTGCGCCGACGGCGCCGGAACCTGGACAACCCAGGCGGATGCGCTTGCGAACCCCTCCTTTGACCTCACCCAGGTGACCGCCGTTCGCTTTGTGGCCGACCAGCCAATCCCCGCAGGGGAAACCGCGACGATGCTCGTGAACCTCGAAGCAAAAACAGCGATTCCCGAGGGGCAGATTGTTGCAAATATGGCTGGTTGGTCAGCACCTGAAATTGGGAATGGCGTCTACCATTTCCCCAATTACGTGCCGGAGACCGGGAAGACTGCCAGCGGCTTTACCCCGAGCGCAGGTGACCGGCTCACGGCAGTTCGGGCTCCGCTCGCGCTGACCAAATCGGTGACCGATCCCGTAGCGACGACGCCGCGCGTTGTCGCAGGTGGTGCAGCACAGTTCACGATCACACCATCGTTCCGTACCGTTGGTCGACCTGGACCGTTCACAGCGACCGACGTCACGGTGACCGACCGAATCCCTGCGGGGATGTCGCTTGTGTTAGATGCTGGCAACGTTGACGGCCAGGCCGTGACGCCACCAAATTTCGCTCCGACCTCAGTCACGGTGCTTCCCGACGGAACGACCGAAGTTGTGTGGACGTTTGACGAGCTGTCGACTGGCAACCTGCCGTCTATTGTGTATTGGGTCCAGACGGAGTCGACGAGCCGCGGCGATTTTGTGAATACCGCGATCATCCGCTCTCCTGACGACTCTCAGTCGCCGGATGTGACTGACGTTGCTGCCTCACCAACGGATCCCCACCGCTCATCCGCAAACCTTGGTATTGACGGTGTGGCCGGTATCGCCGTGAGCAAGACCGTGCTCAACCCGTTCATCTCGGCCGGAGACGATTTCTCATTTGAGATCACCACAGCGAACGGTTCGCAGGCGGTGACGCAGACCGGTTCGACGGTCATTGACGTCTTCCCATTCATCGGTGATGGCGCTGCAGGAACGGTAAGTCGTGTTCCTGCGACGGACAACGGTTCGCAGTTCACCCTTGCCGGTGAGCCAACGGTTCCTGCCGGTGCGACCGTGGACTACACGACTGACCCGTCGGCCACGGTGCAGGCGTCACAGACGATTGGTTCTGGTCAGGGCCCAACCTTTGGCGCTGGCGTAACGTGGCAGTCGTTTGCCGCGGTGCAGACGCATCTTGAGGATGTCACCGCAATTCGGGTGCACCTGCCAGACATGCCGCCGGTGTCGACTCAGAAGTTCCGGTACACCCTCACTCATCTCGACGGTGTTGAGGGCGGTTACTTCGCCAACAACGCAACGTTCCGCACCACCCCTGCAGCGCTCGGTGTTGTCTCAAACACCGTAACCACCAGGATGCTGCCAGAGCAGCCGTCGATTACGTTGAATAAGAGCGCCTCGACGCCTGCTGACGGCGAGCAGTTTGAGGTTGGCGAGACCGTGAACTACCAGTTTGTGGTCACAAATACCGGGGTCGTTCCGCTCACAGGAGTGACCGTTGATGAGAGCAGTTTTGTGAACGGCGCCGGCGATCCGCTTTCGCTGACCACCCCAATAACCGTGACCGACCCGAGCGACTTTGACGGCACCCTTGCGCCGGGTGAGAGCGCAACCTTCGAAGCCTCATACCTCGTGACGCAGGCCGATGAGGATGCTGGCGGTCAGCTGACGAACGTTGCGACCACATCCGGCAACCCGCCGACTGGCGCCCCTGTGACAGACGAGAGCGACGTTTCCGTCAGCATGGGCGACCCCAACCCAGGGATTTCGCTCATCAAGCGGGCCGAAACGGAGCCAGCGAACGGAACCGGTTTTGTCGTTGGTGAAACGCTTGAATACTCCTTCACCGTTCGCAACGAAGGAAACGTCACGCTCAGCGATGTGACCGTTGCCGAGGGCGACTTCACAAACGGTGCTGGTGACAGCCTCCAGCTGGACAGCGGCCCGACCGCGCCTGCTGGCTTCACCGGGCAGCTGAGCCCAGGCGAGCAGGTGGTGTTCACCGGAACGTACACCTTTACCCAGGCGGATATTGACGCCGCCGGCGTGATCACCAATAACGCAACGGCAAGCGGTACCGACCCGTTCGGCACCGATGTTGACGATGACGACACCGTCACGACAAGTACCGGAACAGCGGTGTCCGCCATCGAGCTGGTCAAGAGCGCTTCGGCCGCGCCAAACGGTCTTGCGTTCCAGCCTGGTGAGACGGTGACGTATACGTTTGTCGCGACAAACACGGGGGCAGTGACGCTGCACGACGTGACGTTGGACGAGCTGAGCTTCACAAACGGTGCCGGAAGCGAGCTGACGCTCACCGACGGCCCAACCGCGTCCGACCCGAGCGACTTTGACGGGACCCTGGCCGTTGGAGACAGCGTGACCTACACCGCGACGTATCTCGTGACCAAGGCCGATGTGGCCGCTGGTGGCAGCATCGCGAACAGCGCGCTCGTGACTGGAACTCCGACGGTTGGTGTCCCCGTGACTGATGAGAGCGACGTTGCGGTCAATATCGACGATCCTGCGCCTGCGTTGAGTTTGGCGAAGACGGTGACAAATGTGCCGGTTGGTGGGTCGTTTGCTGTTGGGGATACCGTGAATTATGCCTTTACGGTGCGCAACGTTGGCAACATGCCGTTGAACGGTGTGGCGGTCAATGAGAAGTCGTTTACGAATGAGGCTGGTCAGCAGTTGTCGTTGACGAGTGGCCCGACGGCTGCTGATGGTTTCAGTGGGTCGTTGGCTCCTGGTGAGCAGACGGTCTTTACGGGAACGTATGTGGTGACCGCTGCGGATCGTGGTGGCAATTTGAGTAATACTGCTGTTGCTTCTGGTGAGACGGTGAGTGGTGATTCGGTTGTTGCTGAGTCGTCTGTGCTTGCTCCTGTGGTTGCTGGTGCTGCTCCTGGTGG
- a CDS encoding MFS transporter, whose protein sequence is MKPSANSTATVDTQHEQPSILKQPKAVWAVAFACVIAFMGIGLVDPILPAIAESLKATPTETELLFTSYLLVTGIAMLFTSWLSSRIGAKRTLLIGLGLIVVFALLAGFSESVEAIIGFRAGWGLGNALFISTALATIVGAASGGTSSAIILYEAALGLGIAIGPLLGGLLGNMSWRGPFFGTAALMAIGFIAIVVLLQRETAKREPTHILAPIRALRVPALGVLAAAAFFYNIGFFVLLAYTPFPLGFDAIGLGLTFFGWGVGLAITSVFVAPLLTKRMPRTRVIQLALPLLAVDLLAAAFFVNSAAGLVVCVVVGGLVLGILNTVLTECVMEATDLPRSIASSSYSAVRFLGGAIAPPVAAELAKMFNASIPYVFAAASVGLALIVVLFGRNALARVNGDVESELVEAEAITLADA, encoded by the coding sequence GTGAAACCTTCCGCCAATTCAACAGCGACCGTAGACACCCAGCACGAACAACCCTCAATCCTTAAGCAGCCAAAAGCCGTCTGGGCGGTAGCCTTCGCCTGCGTCATCGCCTTTATGGGGATCGGCCTCGTTGACCCAATTTTGCCGGCGATCGCCGAAAGCCTCAAAGCGACTCCAACCGAAACTGAGTTGCTTTTCACCAGCTATCTCTTAGTGACGGGAATCGCGATGCTTTTTACGAGCTGGCTCTCAAGTCGCATCGGAGCAAAGCGTACGCTGCTCATCGGGCTCGGTCTGATCGTGGTGTTTGCGCTCTTGGCCGGATTCTCCGAAAGCGTTGAGGCGATCATTGGATTCCGCGCTGGATGGGGGCTTGGCAACGCGCTGTTCATCTCTACAGCGCTCGCAACCATTGTTGGTGCGGCAAGCGGTGGCACGTCGTCGGCGATTATTCTGTACGAAGCCGCCCTTGGGCTCGGCATTGCGATTGGCCCGCTGCTTGGGGGATTGCTCGGAAATATGAGCTGGAGGGGGCCGTTTTTTGGCACCGCCGCTCTCATGGCGATCGGATTTATCGCCATCGTTGTGCTGTTGCAACGCGAGACGGCAAAACGAGAGCCAACGCATATTCTTGCCCCGATTCGGGCGCTCCGCGTTCCTGCCCTCGGTGTCCTCGCTGCTGCGGCATTTTTCTATAACATTGGCTTCTTCGTGCTACTGGCTTACACCCCATTTCCTCTTGGGTTTGACGCCATCGGGCTCGGCCTCACGTTCTTTGGCTGGGGCGTTGGACTTGCCATCACGAGCGTCTTTGTTGCACCTCTGCTCACCAAGCGGATGCCTCGAACCCGCGTCATTCAGTTGGCGCTTCCGCTGCTAGCTGTTGACCTGCTTGCCGCTGCGTTCTTTGTGAACAGCGCCGCCGGTCTTGTCGTTTGCGTTGTGGTTGGCGGTCTTGTGCTCGGAATCCTCAACACCGTGCTCACGGAGTGCGTCATGGAGGCAACTGATCTGCCGCGTTCGATTGCGTCGAGCTCGTACTCGGCCGTTCGGTTTCTCGGCGGTGCGATTGCGCCTCCCGTTGCTGCGGAGCTAGCCAAGATGTTCAATGCGAGCATTCCTTATGTCTTTGCCGCGGCGAGCGTCGGACTCGCGCTTATCGTTGTGTTGTTCGGAAGGAACGCGTTGGCCCGGGTGAACGGCGACGTCGAATCTGAGCTCGTGGAGGCTGAGGCCATCACGCTCGCAGATGCCTAG